The following are encoded together in the Triticum dicoccoides isolate Atlit2015 ecotype Zavitan chromosome 6B, WEW_v2.0, whole genome shotgun sequence genome:
- the LOC119322246 gene encoding tyrosine-sulfated glycopeptide receptor 1-like translates to MQTLQFANKTQSKKLHIPCFALALVLLISLTSSCTEHEKTSLRRFLAGLSRDGGLATLWQDGTDCCKWRGITCRQDSMITNIMLASKGLEGHISGSLGNLPVLQYLNLSHNSLSGGLPLELVSSSSITILDVSFNQLKGTLHKLASPTPARPLQVLNISSNLFAGEFPSTTWEAMENLRALNASNNSFTGHIPTYFCISSPSFAVLDLCLNKLSGKIPQQIGHCSKLRELRAGYNNISGEIPDELFNATLLEYLSFRNNHLNGVLDGVHITKLRNLVALDLGGNNFSGKIPDSIGQLKKLEEFHLDNNNLSGELPSALSNCTNLVAIDLKKNNFSGQLGKVNFSNLPNLKTLDVYFNNFTGTVPESIYSCINLTALRLAENNFSGQLSPRMGKLKYLTFISITNNHFNNITNTLHILKNCRNLTTLLMAVNFREEIMPEDDKIDGFVNLRVLGISGCYLTGNIPVWISSLANLELLDLHQNKLNGSIPAWIETLSKLFYLDISNNRLTGRIPAALMNMPMLMSGTETQLDPSVFELPVYTDPSLQYRIPIAFPKVLDLSNNTFTGEIPLEIGHLKALFSLNFSFNALTGWIPQTVCNLTNLQVLDLSNNDLTGAIPAALNSLHFLSAFNISNNDLEGPIPSGGQFNTFQNSSYIGNPKLCGSLLTHKCGSAPTPLISKKHRDKKDTLPITFGVFFGGIAVLLLLGRLLVLIRMKSLTIKNGRGSNRDVEATSIHSSSEQTLVVMWMPQGKEEENKLKFTDILKATNNFDKENIIGCGGYGLVYKAELPDGTKLAIKKLSGERWLMEREFNAEVDALSMAQHENLVPLWGYCVHGNSRLLIYSYMENGSLDDWLHNRDDDASSFLHWPTRLKIAQGASLGLSYIHDVCKPQIVHRDIKSSNILLDKEFKAYVADFGLARLILPNKTHVTTELVGTMGYIPPEYGQAWVATLRGDIYSFGVVLLELLTGRRPIPVLSTSKELVPWVLQMRSEGKQTEVFDPTLQGAGYEEQMLKVLETACKCVDNNQVRRPDITEVVSCLASIEAVSHVG, encoded by the coding sequence ATGCAGACACTCCAGTTTGCAAACAAGACACAGAGCAAGAAATTGCACATACCTTGCTTTGCCCTTGCTCTCGTGCTGCTGATCTCTCTGACCAGTTCCTGCACGGAGCATGAGAAGACCTCCCTTCGCCGGTTCCTTGCTGGGCTCTCGCGTGACGGCGGCCTCGCTACCTTATGGCAGGATGGCACCGATTGCTGCAAGTGGAGAGGGATCACCTGCAGGCAAGATAGCATGATCACCAATATCATGCTGGCTTCAAAAGGCCTTGAGGGGCACATCTCAGGGTCCCTTGGAAACCTCCCCGTGCTGCAGTACCTCAACCTCTCTCACAACTCGCTGTCCGGTGGTCTGCCGTTGGAATTGGTGTCGTCCAGCAGCATCACCATACTTGATGTCAGCTTTAACCAGCTCAAGGGAACACTCCACAAGCTGGCATCTCCAACCCCTGCCCGGCCTCTCCAGGTACTCAACATCTCGAGCAACTTATTTGCTGGAGAGTTTCCATCCACCACATGGGAAGCAATGGAGAATCTGAGAGCACTCAATGCCAGTAACAACAGCTTTACAGGGCACATACCAACTTATTTTTGTATCAGCTCACCGTCCTTCGCTGTGCTTGACCTGTGTTTAAACAAATTGAGTGGCAAAATCCCCCAACAAATTGGTCATTGCTCCAAGCTGAGAGAGCTCAGGGCCGGGTACAACAACATCAGTGGAGAAATCCCAGATGAACTCTTCAATGCAACTTTGTTGGAATACCTGTCTTTTCGTAATAATCATTTAAATGGAGTTCTTGATGGTGTGCACATAACCAAGCTCAGAAATCTagtagcacttgatcttggagggaACAACTTCAGTGGCAAGATTCCAGATTCCATAGGCCAGCTCAAGAAACTGGAGGAGTTCCATTTGGACAACAACAATTTGTCAGGGGAGCTGCCATCAGCTCTAAGCAACTGCACGAATCTCGTAGCAATTGATCTCAAGAAAAACAATTTCAGTGGACAGCTCGGCAAGGTCAATTTCTCCAACCTGCCAAATCTAAAGACATTAGATGTTTACTTCAACAACTTCACCGGCACAGTTCCAGAAAGCATATACTCTTGCATCAATCTGACTGCACTACGGTTAGCTGAGAACAACTTCAGTGGGCAGCTGTCACCACGAATGGGCAAGCTGAAGTACCTCACCTTCATCTCAATTACAAACAATCATTTCAATAACATCACAAATACACTTCACATCCTTAAGAACTGCCGGAACCTTACCACCCTGCTTATGGCTGTCAACTTCAGGGAAGAGATCATGCCAGAGGATGACAAAATTGATGGTTTTGTGAATCTTCGGGTTTTGGGCATCTCGGGATGTTACTTGACTGGAAACATACCTGTTTGGATATCGAGCCTTGCAAATTTAGAGCTGTTAGACTTACATCAAAACAAACTCAATGGATCAATACCAGCTTGGATTGAAACCCTAAGCAAACTCTTTTACCTAGATATATCAAACAACAGACTCACAGGGAGAATTCCAGCAGCACTGATGAATATGCCAATGCTAATGTCAGGGACTGAAACCCAGCTAGACCCAAGTGTCTTTGAGTTGCCTGTTTATACAGATCCATCACTTCAATACCGCATACCCATTGCTTTCCCTAAAGTGCTAGATCTAAGCAATAATACATTCACTGGTGAGATCCCCTTGGAGATCGGTCACTTGAAAGCCCTCTTTTCTCTCAATTTCAGTTTCAACGCCTTGACAGGATGGATCCCACAAACAGTATGCAATCTCACAAACCTGCAGGTGCTCGACTTGTCCAACAATGATCTCACAGGTGCAATCCCAGCTGCATTAAACAGCCTGCACTTCCTTTCAGCATTCAACATTTCTAACAATGACCTAGAAGGGCCTATTCCATCTGGAGGCCAGTTTAATACATTTCAGAATTCTAGTTATATTGGGAATCCAAAGCTGTGTGGCTCTCTGCTAACTCACAAATGTGGTTCAGCTCCAACACCTCTTATCTCCAAAAAACATCGGGATAAGAAGGACACTCTCCCAATTACATTTGGTGTGTTCTTTGGGGGCATCGCTGTTCTTCTGTTGCTGGGACGTCTCCTTGTGTTAATCAGGATGAAGAGCTTGACAATAAAAAATGGAAGGGGGAGTAACAGAGATGTTGAAGCAACTTCAATCCACTCAAGTTCAGAGCAAACGTTGGTGGTTATGTGGATGCCACaaggcaaggaagaagaaaacaagcTCAAATTCACTGATATTCTGAAAGCTACAAACAACTTTGACAAGGAGAACATCATTGGATGTGGAGGTTATGGATTAGTCTACAAGGCAGAGCTACCTGATGGCACCAAGCTGGCAATCAAAAAGCTCAGCGGTGAAAGGTGGCTGATGGAAAGGGAGTTCAATGCAGAGGTTGATGCACTCTCCATGGCACAACATGAAAATCTTGTACCTCTGTGGGGTTACTGCGTCCATGGAAACTCAAGGCTCCTCATATACTCCTACATGGAGAATGGCAGCCTGGATGATTGGCTTCATAACAGGGATGATGACGCTAGCTCATTTCTTCACTGGCCAACTCGGCTCAAGATCGCGCAAGGAGCAAGCCTGGGCCTTTCATATATCCATGATGTCTGCAAACCTCAAATTGTCCACCGTGACATCAAATCCAGTAACATCCTGCTGGACAAAGAATTCAAAGCTTATGTTGCAGATTTTGGGCTAGCCAGATTGATCCTTCCCAATAAAACTCATGTTACTACTGAGTTGGTTGGTACTATGGGTTACATTCCCCCCGAGTATGGGCAAGCATGGGTTGCTACATTGAGAGGTGATATATACAGTTTTGGGGTAGTCCTCCTTGAGCTGCTCACAGGAAGGCGACCTATTCCTGTTCTGTCTACATCAAAAGAACTTGTCCCATGGGTTCTACAGATGAGGTCTGAGGGTAAGCAGACTGAGGTATTTGATCCAACACTTCAAGGAGCAGGGTATGAAGAGCAAATGCTGAAGGTGCTTGAAACTGCTTGCAAGTGTGTCGATAACAATCAAGTCAGGAGGCCAGATATCACAGAAGTAGTCTCCTGCCTGGCCAGTATAGAAGCTGTCAGCCACGTTGGATGA
- the LOC119322244 gene encoding tyrosine-sulfated glycopeptide receptor 1-like, translating to MKKQQQLRSSCKKCSNGFPMPFLRCAALVVVVLLLSMASPASSCTEGEKGSLLQFLAGLSRDGGLAESWKRNSTDCCVWEGITCGADGSVTDVSLASKGLEGRLSPSLGNLTRLLRLNLSHNSLLGGLPLELASSDSFVVLDVSFNRLGGDMEELPSSMSARPLQVLNISSNLFTGGFPSTWKVMNNLVALNASNNSFTGQIPSHFCSNSSLLAVVELCYNQFTGSIPPGLGNCSMLRVFKAGHNHLRGALPNELFDASLLEYLSLPDNHLDGKLDGAQIIKLRNLANLNLGGNNFSGKIPDSIGQLKNLEELHLDHNNMSGELPSALSNCTNLITVDLKSNRFNGELTKVNFSSLLSLRNLDLLYNNFTGTIPESIYSCSKLAALRISGNNLHGQLSPRIASLKSLTFLSLGFNNFTNITNTLQILKNCRNLTSLLIGGTNFKGESMPEDEIVDGFQNLQVLSIASSSLSGNIPLWLSKLTKLEMLFLQDNQLSGPIPGWIKSLKLLFHLDISHNNITGEIPTALMEMPMLNSNKIAPRLDPRAFELPVYATPSREYRITSAFPKVLNLGNNNFTGMIPEEIGQLNSLVILNLNSNSLSGEIPQQLCNLKNLRVLDLSSNHLTGIIPSALKNLHFLSAFNISHNDLEGQIPDGVQLSTFTNSSFEGNPKLCGHILHRSCDSTEGPSGFRKHWSKKSIMAITFSVFFGGAAILFVLGGLLATFKHISFITKNRISNNGDVEAISIETGSEESLVIVPRGKGEESNLTFADIVKATNNFHQENIIGCGGYGLVYKADLPDGLKLAIKKLNDDMCLMNREFTAEVDALSMAQNDNLVPLWGYGMQGDSRFLIYPYMENGSLDDWLHNGDGGASSFLDWPTRLKIAQGASQGLSYIHGVCKPHIVHRDIKSSNILLDKEFKAYVADFGLSRLIDSQTHFTTELVGTPGYIPPEYGQGWVATLRGDMYSFGMVLLELLTGRRPVLVLSSSKELVNWVQEMKSEGKQLEVLDPTLRGTGYEEQMLKVLEAACKCVHCNPFVRPTIQEIVSFLESIDTKLQTQNSVKIESG from the coding sequence atgaagaagcagcagcagctccgttCCTCATGCAAGAAGTGCAGCAATGGATTCCCCATGCCTTTCCTTCGCTGTGCTGCTCttgtggtggtggtgctgctgctcTCCATGGCCTCTCCAGCCAGTTCTTGCACTGAGGGGGAGAAGGGCTCCCTCCTGCAGTTCCTGGCTGGGCTGTCGCGGGACGGCGGCCTCGCGGAATCGTGGAAGCGGAACAGCACCGACTGCTGCGTGTGGGAAGGGATCACCTGTGGTGCAGATGGGTCAGTGACAGATGTCTCACTGGCTTCGAAGGGCCTTGAGGGGCGCCTATCACCGTCGCTGGGCAACCTCACCAGGCTTCTGCGCCTCAACCTGTCTCACAACTCGCTGTTGGGTGGCCTGCCGCTGGAGCTGGCGTCGTCCGACAGCTTCGTTGTTCTTGATGTCAGCTTCAACCGCCTCGGAGGAGACATGGAAGAGCTGCCATCTTCAATGTCTGCCCGGCCTCTGCAGGTATTGAACATCTCGAGCAACTTGTTCACAGGAGGGTTTCCATCCACGTGGAAAGTGATGAACAACCTGGTCGCGCTCAACGCCAGCAACAACAGCTTCACTGGGCAAATACCGAGTCATTTCTGCAGCAACTCGTCATTGTTAGCTGTGGTTGAGCTCTGTTACAACCAATTTACAGGCAGCATCCCTCCAGGACTTGGCAACTGCTCCATGCTCAGAGTGTTCAAGGCTGGACACAACCACCTCAGGGGGGCTCTCCCCAATGAACTCTTTGATGCTTCCTTACTGGAGTACCTCTCGCTTCCGGACAATCATTTAGATGGAAAGCTCGATGGCGCACAGATAATCAAGCTCAGAAATCTGGCTAACCTAAATCTTGGAGGGAACAATTTCAGCGGCAAGATTCCCGACTCAATAGGCCAGCTCAAGAACTTAGAGGAGTTGCATTTGGACCACAACAACATGTCAGGAGAGCTGCCGTCAGCTCTGAGCAACTGCACAAATCTCATAACAGTCGATCTCAAGAGCAACCGCTTCAACGGAGAACTTACCAAGGTCAACTTCTCAAGCCTGCTCAGTCTAAGGAATTTAGATCTTCTGTACAACAACTTCACCGGCACAATTCCAGAAAGCATATACTCTTGCAGCAAGTTGGCTGCACTGCGGATATCTGGCAACAACTTGCATGGGCAGCTTTCACCAAGAATAGCCAGTTTAAAATCCCTTACTTTCCTATCACTTGGTTTCAACAATTTTACAAATATCACAAACACACTCCAGATACTCAAGAACTGTAGAAACCTCACTTCCCTACTTATTGGGGGGACCAACTTCAAGGGCGAGTCCATGCCAGAAGATGAAATTGTTGATGGTTTTCAGAATCTTCAGGTTCTTTCAATAGCTAGTTCCTCGTTGTCTGGAAACATACCCCTTTGGCTATCAAAGCTGACAAAGCTGGAGATGTTATTTTTGCAAGATAACCAACTCAGTGGCCCAATACCAGGCTGGATCAAAAGCCTAAAGTTACTGTTCCATCTAGACATATCACATAATAACATTACAGGTGAAATTCCAACAGCCTTAATGGAGATGCCAATGCTCAATTCAAATAAGATTGCGCCCCGTTTGGACCCAAGAGCCTTTGAACTGCCTGTTTATGCAACTCCGTCACGAGAATATCGGATAACCAGTGCTTTCCCTAAGGTGTTGAATCTAGGAAATAATAACTTCACCGGCATGATCCCTGAGGAGATTGGTCAGTTGAACTCGCTTGTTATACTGAACTTAAATTCCAATAGCTTATCAGGAGAGATACCACAGCAGCTCTGCAACCTGAAAAATCTGCGGGTGCTGGACTTATCTAGCAATCATCTCACAGGTATAATCCCATCGGCACTGAAGAACCTGCACTTCCTTTCAGCATTCAACATTTCCCACAATGACCTCGAAGGACAAATTCCAGATGGAGTCCAGCTAAGTACATTCACAAATTCTAGCTTTGAGGGGAATCCAAAGTTGTGTGGCCATATTCTTCATCGCAGTTGTGATTCAACTGAAGGACCATCGGGCTTCAGAAAACACTGGAGCAAGAAATCCATTATGGCAATTACATTCAGTGTGTTCTTTGGAGGAGCTGCTATTCTTTTTGTGCTCGGGGGTCTCCTTGCAACATTCAAGCATATCAGTTTCATAACCAAAAACAGGATCAGCAATAACGGTGATGTGGAAGCTATTTCAATTGAGACTGGTTCAGAAGAATCATTAGTGATAGTGCCACGAGGCAAGGGAGAAGAAAGTAACCTCACATTCGCTGACATTGTGAAGGCTACAAATAACTTTCACCAGGAGAACATCATCGGGTGCGGAGGTTATGGACTGGTCTATAAGGCTGATTTACCTGATGGCCTCAAACTGGCTATCAAGAAGCTTAATGATGACATGTGTCTGATGAACAGGGAATTCACTGCAGAGGTTGATGCACTCTCAATGGCACAGAACGACAACCTTGTACCGCTCTGGGGTTATGGCATGCAGGGAGATTCAAGGTTCCTCATATATCCCTACATGGAGAATGGCAGCCTGGACGACTGGCTTCACAATGGGGATGGTGGTGCAAGTTCATTTCTTGACTGGCCAACACGGCTCAAGATCGCACAAGGAGCAAGCCAGGGCCTTTCTTATATCCATGGTGTCTGCAAGCCTCACATTGTCCACCGTGACATCAAGTCCAGCAACATCCTGCTTGACAAAGAATTCAAAGCTTATGTTGCAGATTTTGGGCTCTCCAGGTTGATTGACAGTCAAACCCATTTCACAACTGAGCTAGTTGGCACTCCGGGCTACATCCCACCTGAGTATGGACAAGGATGGGTTGCTACACTGAGAGGTGATATGTACAGTTTTGGCATGGTCCTACTTGAGCTGCTCACTGGAAGGCGGCCTGTCCTGGTCTTGTCTTCATCAAAGGAACTTGTGAACTGGGTACAGGAGATGAAATCAGAAGGGAAGCAGCTTGAGGTCCTGGATCCTACACTCCGAGGCACAGGGTATGAAGAGCAGATGTTGAAGGTGCTCGAAGCCGCTTGCAAGTGTGTCCACTGTAATCCTTTCGTGAGGCCAACCATACAGGAGATAGTCTCCTTCCTTGAAAGTATAGACACCAAGCTGCAGACACAAAATTCAGTTAAGATAGAAAGTGGTTAG